From a single Streptomyces rubradiris genomic region:
- a CDS encoding SCO3374 family protein, whose amino-acid sequence MAGPVPATPVLPLPRRPSAAPDPPATGGPGTDVGPDTGARRWYEEELGWPTAPGRPLRLVTGVRFDVLEVPAEAGARALRHLAPGSPVILRGDRMELLVAPGSAEELPGLLEWLEWGPVSLDLRALGPGGALEAPTPAGPAWAASGRPASAQGAAVWLRPPGPGREAVETSLPAMPGMPGTTAAPAVGREGSTPDLVRLVDTVAAHCHRVRLRRGCAGRPAGRRDQPLAFS is encoded by the coding sequence ATGGCTGGCCCGGTCCCCGCGACACCCGTGCTCCCCCTCCCCCGCCGCCCCTCCGCCGCCCCGGACCCACCGGCGACCGGCGGTCCCGGCACCGACGTCGGTCCGGACACCGGGGCCCGGCGCTGGTACGAGGAGGAACTGGGCTGGCCGACCGCGCCCGGACGGCCGTTGCGGCTGGTCACGGGGGTGCGGTTCGACGTGCTGGAGGTGCCGGCCGAGGCGGGCGCGCGAGCGCTCCGGCATCTCGCGCCGGGCTCCCCGGTGATCCTCCGGGGCGACCGCATGGAGTTGCTGGTGGCCCCGGGCAGCGCGGAGGAGCTGCCGGGACTGCTGGAGTGGCTGGAGTGGGGCCCGGTCTCCCTGGACCTGCGGGCCCTGGGGCCCGGCGGCGCGTTGGAGGCTCCGACACCGGCCGGCCCCGCGTGGGCCGCGTCCGGGCGGCCGGCGTCAGCGCAGGGGGCCGCTGTGTGGCTGCGGCCCCCCGGGCCGGGACGCGAGGCCGTCGAGACCTCGCTGCCGGCCATGCCGGGCATGCCGGGTACGACGGCCGCTCCGGCCGTGGGGCGCGAGGGGAGCACCCCCGATCTGGTGCGGCTGGTGGACACGGTGGCAGCGCACTGTCACCGGGTCCGGCTGCGGCGCGGGTGCGCCGGGCGCCCCGCCGGCCGGCGGGATCAGCCGT